From the genome of Acidobacteriota bacterium:
GTCGGGAAGGCCTGACGATGGCCCACTTCGCGCTGGTTGCCGTTGTCATCGCCCGGAACGGCCGCCGAGCCGACGATCCGCCCGAATCGAGCCGACCCGCCGATCGCCGGCCGGGGCGGCGGCTTCCCACCGGGGCCTCGTCTCATACCTGGAAGTTTCACGCGCCTGGGCTGTAGTTCCCATGCCCGGTGTGCGTCACTCGGAGAGGTAGAGTCCGGCTCCGGGACCGAGGGGAATGCCCGCCAGCAGCCAGGCCACGAGCAGCAGCATCCAGGTCAGCAGGAAGGCCATCGAGTAGGGCAGCATGGCGGCGATCACCGTCCCGATGCCGGCCCTGGGATCGTAACGCTGGACGAAGGCGACGATCAGGGCGAAGAAGGACATCATTGGAGAGATCAGGTTGGTCACGCTGTCACCGATGCGGTAGACCCCCTGCACCAGCTCCGGTGAGTAGCCCAGCAGCATGAACATGGGAATGAAAATCGGGGCCATGAAAGCCCACTTGGCCGAAGCGCTGCCCATGCAGAGGTTGATGATCGCCGTCAAGACGATGAAGGCCAGCATCAGGGGGATCGGCCCGAGGCCCGAGGCCCGGAGCAGATCAGCCCCCTTGATGGCGAAGATGATCCCCAGGTTGGTGTACTTGAAATAAGCCACGAACTGGGCCGCGAAAAAGACGAGGACCATGAACAGCCCCAGAGTCTCCATCGACTCCTTCATACCCTGGACCACGTCCGTGTCGCTGCGGAAGGAGCCGGACGCCAGGCCGTAGGCCAGTCCGGCCAGGAATCCGCCGAGAAAGATGAAGACGACGATCCCGTGCATGAACGGAGAGTGGAGAATGCTGCCCGTCTCGGCCTCGCGCAGGATCCCACCTGCGGGCAGGAGCCCGATGAGAACCAGCGCCGCGAGCAGCAGGGTGACGAGCAACGCCCATCGCAAACCGCGCTTTTCCTCGGGGGTCAGGGCTCGCACTTCGTCGCCGTCGTCGGCCGGTGCCCCCCGGTAGGATCCGAGCCGCGGCTCGACGATGCTCTCGGTAACCCAGGTCCCGACCCCCGCGATCAGGAAAGTCGAGACCACCATGAAGTAGTAGTTGCAGGCGGGAGACAGGCTGTAGGCCGGATCGATGATGCGGGCGGCTTCCTGGCTGATGCCGGCCAGCAGCGGATCGATGGTCCCCAGCAGCAGGTTGGCGCTGAATCCACCCGAGACCCCGGCAAAGGCGGCCGCCAACCCGGCAATGGGGTGCCGGCCGACCGAGAGGAAGA
Proteins encoded in this window:
- a CDS encoding AbgT family transporter, which produces MARKKARSASRPSFVARFLATVEGVGNALPHPATLFAFFSLGLIVLSWAASRMGLAAVNPRDGVTVLPVNLISRDGLHWILDNTIVNFTGFAPLGTVLVAMLGVGVAEKSGLIGTALRSLVHAAPRRLLTFALVFAGVMSNMASDVGYVLLVPMGAVIFLSVGRHPIAGLAAAFAGVSGGFSANLLLGTIDPLLAGISQEAARIIDPAYSLSPACNYYFMVVSTFLIAGVGTWVTESIVEPRLGSYRGAPADDGDEVRALTPEEKRGLRWALLVTLLLAALVLIGLLPAGGILREAETGSILHSPFMHGIVVFIFLGGFLAGLAYGLASGSFRSDTDVVQGMKESMETLGLFMVLVFFAAQFVAYFKYTNLGIIFAIKGADLLRASGLGPIPLMLAFIVLTAIINLCMGSASAKWAFMAPIFIPMFMLLGYSPELVQGVYRIGDSVTNLISPMMSFFALIVAFVQRYDPRAGIGTVIAAMLPYSMAFLLTWMLLLVAWLLAGIPLGPGAGLYLSE